The Culex quinquefasciatus strain JHB chromosome 2, VPISU_Cqui_1.0_pri_paternal, whole genome shotgun sequence genome contains the following window.
GAGTAGGCAACATTCTGAACAGCAAGTTTTGCAGGGGCCATCCGTAAAGCAGGTGGACAGTTtgtttttagaaaacaaaaatttaaaaatgatgcattttttttcattggagAATACATAAAGGAAGAAAATGGAAttctaaacattaaaaattttaacaatgaGACTTTCAAGGCCCAGTGAAAGAAGTGAGCCGTATAGTTAAACCACAGAGTGTGTTATTAATCAGTTATTTAATTGATTTGGTAGCAGTTTGGTGATTGTTTTTTTCAACGGGATTGTGcaacccacaaaaaaaaacatattgccgGTGGTTAGAAATTCGGGAACGGCTCTCAGTGgcgaaaattttcgcaattaGCGATTTGctgagaaaaaaattgaagagtgctatttttattgctttatttctaatttagaaggaaaaagtaaactattcttgcccaccaaaatgaagataatgactgcacgtatcattatcaagtggcagattcctgccagatttggtgaaatgctAAATTTCGTTGAATTATGTTTGatagacccaaaataggtactaggcccaaaatagggacaaataccctttATTTTCTTTGAATAATTCGTTAGCATCGaattaatcttatctaatcaaaCACGCAAGctcagccagtccgaagaaagcatccgggaagaacttgtCGTTAAGGTTCGTGCAtaaagcggtgtatgcacttcggaaggaatcggtcaagaaaaaaatcaaatggaggtTGAAGAAAAgctccaagaaatcgctccctctcctttgttctgctgttcgtgaagctgtttcttgacccctttccttccgatctgcataccagCCTTAAACCACGTGGTTTCCAAATTATAAAGTGGATAATAAAGATTTATATGTCAAtttgtatgtacaacggtaaaaaaagattaaaacccatttctgatcactttgtattattttaatgcaaaaaaaagttgacaagacaaaattttttcgatggatcaactatggttcccttggatagagctgtcaagtaggaccttttctgtaaagaaggaccacgaggttaaattttttaaaaatgatttaaaaatccattttaaacactttgttgttatacaaagggtcattgtacccagataaataagctttatcgctgtaaacaataatatcagcaatctaagcttcatttaagGACCCAATTCAATAACTGATTTGTGGCTGCAAAATTAAATGTacgccagaaaatgattaaatagTGCGGcttcctgtacaccgacaattaaattaGCAGGAGCCTGATTCGTCCGCTTTattttttgatcgcgtttttggttttcacctgaaaaatcttgaaattatttatgcggATTTGTGACTCGTCtcgttccatcattcccttggaaGTAACAGCAAAACCAAGATTTAATGTCGATGCGGATGGATCGAAAATTCCCATAACAACGACAAAAAAGAAACAGTTGGTAGGAAGAGCAAAAGAAGAACAGAAAGTCAGAAATTAGAGCCAGTCAATGCGTATGGATAGTTCAGTATCCGCTTACAAAGTCTAAAAATCACAAATGCGAAaaagtcaatgcggatggagagcaaattggACTCTCCGTTACCCCAAAAATGGTCTTAAGTGATCTGGAAATTTGTAAATCAATATGGCGGAgttgaaatattgagaaaatgtatTTCATATGCtaacagatttgaaaatttgaaaataagaaaacgatacaatttttttttcgtgattcgattacccaaagtgatttttttgtccgAGGCTGTCGGATTATCAAGTCTGGTATATTATAAAcaaataagtatttttgaaattacgaaataaaaatttattttatacaaGATGTGAGTActgattttgtgataatttcaaaaatacgaaTAGAGAATTCAAGAAAAGATGTTCCCATCTTCCCTTAAGGTGTCCACGAGGATCTACCAACACGGGTCGTTTTCACACTCGTTGATAAGAAATCCTTCAATTGCTGATTCAGGTTTGATAACGACAAATTGAATAGCACTCACAGACCGGAGATACTCCGTTTTATCTATTGGGCACTTGCGAGGTGCAAATTTCCGTTTGCCAATTCAGTGCCAGTTTTGCTGCAGTGCTTTGTGGTTTGAGGAGTTTATTGCATATATGCATTGTAGTTATTTGGGGGAAGAATTCAAAGAATCCAATCGAGGTACATCGAGGGCGTGCTTATCAGCTTGTCTCGCGGACTCTCGCTTATCGTAAATGTGTTTTAGTCATTGGAACATCCATTAGGTACATGAGCCGGCAATGGCTTTTGAGTGATGGTTGATTTATCGCCGAAAAAGTGTTGTTAGTACATCCGTGGAACGTGCCTCAAGAGCCATGGAGCTCCAGCATCAAATTTATCTACTTGTGGCCATATTTGGCGGTGTTTGCACCTTGCTACTGGTTCTGATcataattttaggaattttcgtGCGAAATGTTCGCAAGTCAATCAAGGACGAGGACGAGCAACCACCGTAATTAATTTAGTGTGAGAATTTTTAATTAGTGTAATTGTTCAAACTTATTCCTCAGGCGAAGCATAAACTATGGATTTGAGCACGACACGACATCGCGCAACAACATTACCAACGACGATTTGCGGTCCATGAAGTCGGAGGCCATCCGGAGACCACCGCACAAGAGCAATCTGACGAAACCGTAAGTGTGCCACTTAAAGGGAATTGAGTAGTGAGTGCGTTATCAGAGTATTTAATTGAATCGATGGAGTTCTCGCTTGACTGATCATTGTAGGCTTTTCAAATAGTAGTCGCTGGTTGTCCATCAATTTCAAgttaattttcaattcattgagtagaggaaattttaaaatgttttgaactaACTTTAAGTAATCATTATTGGTTATTTCAATccatttcaacgaatcatctttgcggttaactttacgcagttggcctggccgtttaGAAAAGAAGTATGTTGGAAGTAATCACCCCGACATTCTGCAGGAAAggttggctgcgctagggttagattacaACAAATTAGAGATCTTGAAATATCATACAATTATATACAATCGTTGAAACTAAGCTCTAAATTGGAGTTTCGATAgcacaatttttgttttaagtttactGTTACCGttttattttagttaaattagtcaaaaataaataataaacacataaaatttattacaaattCATGCCATCATCCAATAAGTATAAGATATAGCCTTTCCATTAAAATAGTGAACTCATAAGATTTTAAGAGAAAatgattcaaatttttatattttaaaagtacaaaataattcaagaattagaaaatattgttcaatcaAGTATGCTCGGAATTCCCGATTTCCagaatttttgacaaaaaaacgcaaatcatttttctagttttttgcaaatttttggcgaatttccgACCTTTTcgtgacatttctaatttcttgacttgagtggccaccgtgaaatttttgaatcttattaaaaaaaatgttaaattttaaaatcatcagaattttaaaaaaaaacttaccatcataatttttgattcaaaaatatatatcatttcaaatgataaataatgctttttttaaaaaaatttgattgcGTCAATTGATGGATTTTCTTATTGTTCAAGTGGTTTGGCctcaaatttccgaaaaaaaaccagatccctttattttgtttagttctaaaattttgttatttttttaatttttgaatttttcgttttaaaaatgaagaatttaatgaattttaaaatcattttaattacaaattaaaaaaaataaaagcaaaaaaataataaaggagccattacactaccgcaaacaaacaaacaaacaaacaaacgcgcacttgttcgtgtttgacagttttacaatctcgcaaacaaggcaaaatgtatgcaggctggcgttagtacaaacaaatccaggcaaacaaacTAATCaggaaaactgtcaaaaagtgcgagtttgtttgtttgccgtagtgtaatagcttcTTAAGGGGattgtaaaaactaaaaaaaaaaacatataacattTCAAGTTGTCGTGAAAAccatttatacaattttgttttaatttaagaaaaattttaTATCTCTTCATTCTTTCAACTCAAAATTCAGCCGCAATGACGACTCCCGGCACCAGTCGAACGTCCGTCCCAACACCAAGGACACCAAGCGCTCCCAAAAAGGTAACGAAGGCCGCGGTCCACCGCGGAAGCAACGCCAGTATTCCGAAAGTGGGGACACCTCGGGCCGGTATTCGGACAGCGCGTTCGACAACGAAATCAACAACATGTTCGACATTGACgggtacgacgacgacgacgaccgggaCAGTGTCGTGAGTGCGGATCGGGACTATAATAACCGGGGCCATCGGAATCATAGTCAGGGTCGATCAGTTCCGCCGCCACCTCCTTCGAACAACAATAATAATCGGAACAGGAACAATAATAATCCGCCTCCTGGCATGAATCGGGAGGTCCGCCGGGCGGAGGAGGTGGCGGTGGCCCGAGGTCGATGTATCCGGCCGGGAATCCACACGAGGCAAAGACCTATTTCAACGAGAGGGGCATGAACTATTGAAATGCACGAATAACAAAGTCTATGTATTCTTTATTTGatacaaacaataaaaaatcatatagtttaaatacaaatcaaaatatttaataactGCCTAAACTTGGAACCGTCCCCGAATCAGCGGAATCCCTTTGGTAGTCGCCGATCCTCCTCCGTACGATCGCATCGCCCGCTTCAGCGAGTCCGAGTTGTTTACGACTCGTTTCATTTTGATCGAAGATCGCTTCGGAGGCATCGGCTTGAAGTAAGACCGCGGCGGCGGCGATCTGTGGATCATGTTTGGCCCTCCTCTCGGGAAGTTCATCTTCATCGGCATCGGTGGAAATCGCGGGGACATGAACGGTGGTAGTCCTTCATACCGGATCTCTTCGCTGAGGATCACCGGACGGGCGTTCTTGTCAATTTCGTACAGTTGGGGTTTTTCTTCCACGATCTTGGGAAGCTTGTGGTAGGACCCCTTTGGGACAGCAATGTACTCGTACTCGTCGTCGGATTGAGCTAGATATTGCTGGAAATTTTTCACGTTTCTCATTTCGGGGACGCTGTCGTAGAACGTTGGGAATCGTTCGGGGTAGAGCTTACGAGGTTTCGAAAAGGATTTGATATCACCTGACGAGAAGGAGGGAAACTGTTGGGATTTTGGCGATTCTTCCTTGAATGCCGGTGGAGGTTGCACGAGCCTGAGTGGAGACAGAAACTCCAACGGTTCTTCCTGACTCGTAGTGATGTACGAAGACGACGATTCTGGAATGCTATCGTAAGCTCGTTGCAAAGCAGTTCTTCCTTCGTCCTGTGCGTCCAACACTTTTATGCGAAACTCTTCGTCGTTGTTCAGAAAATCCGAACCAACAACTTCACTGGACAGTCGTTCCAATTTAGGAAAGGACAAATAAACACTCGGCTCATTCTCACTAAGCCCGTTGTAGCTAATGATGGGATGCTCGATCACTCGCCAACCCCTTCGGTGTCCATGCTTGCCGAAGGTACGAATTCTcgttctaaaaataaaacaaatctcaCTGTTATAAATCACTCCTTTCCGAAACAACTCGGTACAAACTTTCAGCAAAAACTGCACAAACCAGCCCCAGCACCACTAATCTAATCATGGTGCAATATGTCCACCGCCAGAAACCGCCAACAATCGATTGATCGCCAAACCGTCCGGTGACCCATGTTTTATAGAAATTCAACTGTCCAACTGTAACACTGGTTAGTGGTTTCGGTTTGGTCTGGGCATGCTCGATCGGATGCGCAAAAGAAAGCAAATTTCGACCATGTCTCCAGAAGGTAGGTAATAATACACAATTAGCGTTTGTGTCTGGAAAACGCACGGTTGCGATTTTCATTCACCTTGACCGTGGGTTTCGCGGGTAATGTCCATGACCTTGGGTCGTTTGGGTTGGGTGGGGCGGATCGTCAAAGTGTCGCCAGTTGCTTGATGTCAAACGTTTATTATGCCTTTGTTTGAACTCCAATGTTTGTTttgtcaaaatacttaaaaataacatttaactgGTTCATGTCCCTGCTAGTTTGATTAAACAGATGGTTCTCGTCCCCACTAACACGGTCGTCCTACAACTGATACTATTATTACAGCTATTCCCTAAATCGTATGAAAGAACCAAAACTTATTACTGCACTTGCACTTCAGCCGACTAtcctaaatcaattaaaattgttcTTCAAATACGGACTTCAAAGTAAAGCAACGGGCGCGAAACGTTTATTTATCTGTTGAAACTTATTTTCTCTTTAGTATTCAGTATCTTCAAGGTCTCCGTACCTAATTGTCAAGCTATTTTTCCGCTGCATTAAGTTTCGTACcttttcttctgttcttctgtttcTTGTTCTGTAATTATTGACGTGCACTATGTAGTTCGGTGTATCTTGCTTCTTGTATTAATCTGCAACTTCTCTCTAGAGTTGTGTTTCAGTTGCGGTACGAGTAGGCGTTACTGACCAAATTGATCTTGCTTACCATACTGGAAGATGATGAATCAGTGATAGAAATTGGAATATGACAGGAGCGAATTAACTCCTCGCTCAGCTTACTATGATCAGGAAAACCACTACTTTTCGTTGTTTTCTTGATTGGGAAAATCGGTACCATTGGATGAATCTGCCCAGCTTTTCCACTGAAAGATAATGAATcagtattaaaattaaaaatataacagaAGAGCAATATATTTCTGATTTGCTGCGCTTACTGGTGAAGTCCGTGATTGGGAACTAAATGGCCTGTCATCAATATCaatagaaaaaaagtgtttaactCTACGCTGGCAATACTTTATTCGTTTTCCTAACAATACTTCCAATACAATAGAGCATATACGCTTCTAACCAATAGAGAATGGGTTTGGTTCTAAATACTATTCAGTGCCGATTtggaaaacttgttttttttctttcgtctTTAATCAGTCCAGTCCACCGATGAGAATGGTCTGCTTTTAACAAATCAAcgtgttttggtttttggtgtGTGTAACTTGTAAAAAGTTATCGTGGTTTAGCCTGATTCCTGCTTGTTtttgcaaacaaataaaatgctGTGAGGATTTCAGTAGTCGGTGATGGTTGGGTGTAAATATATgtatatattttaaatcaattccAGTGGAATAACGTCTCTCCTCTGGGTGACATAATTTCGGGAGCTTACTGGTAAACAACACGAACAAGACGGTAAATGTAAATTCGAGTTTTGTGGGTGTAGAAACGCAacaatcgatgcttctcatcagCGACTAGCGACGATGAAATTGGGATTACTCCTAGGGACAACTTGCTTAACTTACGTGCTATAAAATGACGGGTAAGGTTTTACCTTCGATGGCTCTGTGGAACCTGATAATCGCaattcgttttgtttttttttttgtggctcTCAAACATGGATCAACGGGAGACAAACGTGTGAAAAACAACCTTTCTGGGAAGTGTGGTTCTGCGTGGAAGAGGGGGTTCACCTACTTGAGAATATTGATTCGACGACCACCAACGGCTAGTGGAAGAACGGATTCTTGTTTTGAGCATTCGTTGTCTTGGTCGTGCAGAGAATCTGCCGTTCCAGGTGGAAGTCATACTCAAGCTTCGAGCTGCTGGGCTCGTACAGCGACGGAACCTGTCGAGTCATGGAGAGAAgattaatttacaaatttccggaCTCATCACCGCCTTTAATTACCTCGAAAGACTGCCGGGAGAGGGCCGGATTCAGCACGAACGGAACTCCTTCCACCTCGGTGTGAACGTTCAACGTTCCGGTGGAGTACGCCGGCGGTTTGGGTGCGGGCCGTTTGGGGGAAATTTGGTACGACATCCGCAGCTGCTCGTAGTCATGATCGGACGGATCCGATGGCACCGCCTGAAATCGGACGCAACAGAGAGCAAAAAAAGCCTCATAAATTGCAAGACCTTGGGCACGCGTCACGCTTGAACGCGCGCCGActcatcagcaaaaaaaaaacttgcttcaATAGCTAAAGTCAACAAGTTAGCTAGGTACTCACTGGATAGAGTGGATTCTCTTGGCCGGCttgaatcttcaaatcttcaatggTACGCTCGAGATCGGTGATGCTCTGGCGGGACGGGACGCCGGGTGGGGCGCGGTGGGCTATTAGTGATGTTTTGTAGCAGATCAGAATGCCGTTGATTTCACTGGAAGAAGGCAAAGCGGGTCGGACTGATAAGTTACGATTTTCGGTTTTACATAATAACGAGCGTTGTGTTCTATGCGACGGCTTTAACGCTGGAAAGAAAAGTTCATTCGTTTTGGGAGATGGAGAGTAGTGAGAAAACTGCTCGTAATTAAACGCTTGTTTGTAAAACATTGACTTTCAGCTATGTTAGCAGTTTTTTTGGCTTGGGTTTGTAGTTTCCGTTATACTTGCATGTAGACTGCTAAGATATTTATGAACTAATGAGTCTAAATATCAAACTGGggttttggataatcgaatcacaaagaAAATATTTGTATCTTCCTTTTGAATCATACCTCATATAAGCCTAGTCTCTCGCAAATCAacgaaacttttaaatttttaaattaaaatgtaagtttaaaaattacttaGGGCAActgcaaataattttaaaattttatgtagctttattttcacttttaaaaattagatttttacaaaaaatgttaccaggaatgttttgaattttgatatttctttttttatactaaaaatatattttttatgctataaataatttttatttttatacgtTTTTTGTGGCATTTGTGGTGAACCGAATTGGAAATTGAAAGCTTTGAATTTAACATCTTATTCAAAATTAGGTTCTATGAATAACACTGACTGATCATATCGCTGGCAcgcgtgaatcctgacctcatacccgtTTTAATAACCTCTTCTAAAACTttcgtgatactttgtcggagaagcagtcgattgggcgttAACTATCACTGAAGTaacggactaacattcctatccACTTCCCAGTGACTCTACCTCTGGCTgtagccggcgccggtattgatcagcatgataggggcgctctaaaattctgttTGTAAATAtgagtattcggcgccgtcgctccgtgccatactttcatacacataggagcccagggcggcgaagtccttgaagataaaaggaagacactagtggtttgAGAAGTTGCGGTGCGTAGAAAAATAGCTTTAACTTTCAAAGCTGgagtttttttgccttcctcaccttactgaggaaaggctataaaatcactcgaaaactgaacttctcaattagacctcctagacccaccttcatgtatacctatcgactcagaatcgaattctgagcaaatgtctgtgtgtgtgtgtgtgtgtgtgtgtgtgtagggatgtgggtctgtgcaccaaaaaatatgcactcgattatctcagcactggcttaaccgatttggaccgttttggtctcattcgattcgtcttggggtcccataagtccctattgaaaattatgaagtttagtaaagtacttcaaaagttatgctaaaaaaacaattttgactaaagtctggaagattgtaaaaagggtggtttttgtatgttatacatttttagaaaggtatttaaaagacctttccaacgcgaccaatacattgaagatctgacaaccctatcaaaagttattagcaattaagtgttatttatgcactttttggaagccggatctcagatatcacgatgaaaacgttgtccggatctatcatgcaacccgtcgttgaacaggtaatcaaaagacctttccaacgcgtccaaaacattgaagatctgacaaccctatcaaaagttataagcacttaagagttatttatacactttttggaggctagatctcagatatttagatgaaaacgtattccaaatatatcatgcgacctatctttggataggtaatttaaagaccttctcacgagcgtgtctattttggatagcattaccctttgaatgagaggaaggcaccaaccacctaagggtggattaagtaacgtttttttttaaaaggtccaataaaccaaatcagtttttgctttttgggtgctgactcaaggcggtttcaaaaacacccaaaaaggaaaaactggaaatttggtttattggaccttttcaaaaaaaactccagaaaggtcttttcttaaaatgtttttcttaagtTCGAATTGATCAACTCATGCAAAATGTTCATTGAAACAACTAATTTGtactattttaacaataaaacgACTTTGCACTCTTTTGTACCAAAACCCTGAGCACGATTgtgctaactcatacaaatTACCTTCCAAAACACACTtgtgcatatatttttttagtaatttctCTGCCAAAATTATTCTTCTTGTTAATACAATTGTTTGTCGAATAGTTTTTcagaaacaacaatttaaagtttaaaaatcgattttctcacaACTACGAAAATGTAtgttagtataagagagcacaaCGGCATTTAAATGTTGTGATGTTTTGTTCTTAATtctaaattgatatttttttttttatgtgttttagtttgttgaagatttatttataatgatttttgttttgaatttggggGTTTCTcctttttatttctaaaatattattatttttttgtttttttttttatatttatttatttatttctacattttttttttcctatccagctttttaagcgaaaatggcgttcgaatggtgaacgcccgaaatgtcagaatcacgcagtggtaccaacattacgaaaaaagtgtgccatggcatgacagccgcatttttttctaatgttggtgctactgcgcgattttgacatttcggacgttcaacattcgaacgccatcttcgcttaaaaacctggataggcaaatgtaaacattgagtgagTCCCTCTCACATTATGTCAATGTCCATCGGAATAaacgggatacactcaatgtttacatttgtttatagaacCTAGAGTctagattttagtttttaattattatttttattttataaggtcgttgaaatatttttcaaagctgggCCCTGACccttcaataataataataattttaaaaataaaataaatagggGTGCAAAAAATCGAACTTCTAAATTGTAATGGAAATAGTAGTTAAATCGATGGAAAACCATTTGAAATACATTTTCTGCGTTTATAACATATTTAGCACTCCTTTAAaaattaagagttttttttatggaaaaccaatgtacagtcccgcaaaaagtttttttttgcgaaaaaactcTCGTCAGATAAAAAGAAACatgatttgcttcgatgtttgcccCCTGCGCTGGAGATACACTtaagggtccagaaatagaaaATTGAAACGAAAAATTATGcacgtaaaatgcttctacaaacaacaaaaaGATAACAACTTTTTGATTCATGAATTTGCAcaaggaccatccataaaccacgtggacacttttttggaaatctcaaccccccggTCAAATGGCCGGCCGGGGATGATACTTTTCAGAGCCTTAAGAGTTTTTTGTAATGCTCTTTGTTATAtatacagggttgttacggaaaagtcgagaaaaaatccgcgccagatccgcgccgaccccaaaacccaatccgcgcgaaatctgcgccatataaaaaaatcgctacaaacataatgaatgaaactttaaacaaaaaagaataatacagaaggcatttggatcagtaccgttgatcagttgtggattcatatccctCCTGTACCAAATGTAACCTcttttgccatttctgaaacaatattagcattttttgcaacactttaaatatcgttgctttaaaaacaaattcagaaaaaaaattagaaaattttaaaaatttaaaaccataaaataaatcaccaaataataaaatttagggATTTAGTAttgataattctcgccaaaactttactctggaaaatcgaaacacgaaatttatattattttcttctctaaatttctctaaactaaaatatgactccaaaaatgATTCGAACTaagaaaacggcaaaaaaaaataatttaatagtttaaaaatttaatatttaatatttaataattaaataattaaataattaaataattaaataattaaataattaaataattaaataattaaataattaaataattaaataattaaataattaaataattaaataattaaataatttaataattaaataatttaataatttaataatttaataatttaataatttaataatttaataatttaataatttaataatttaataatttaataatttaataatttaataatttaataatttaataatttaataatttaataatttaataatttaataatttaataatttaattatctaataaggctggtacaaatatttttaaaagtttttgtcacccccccccccttcaaaattggcccgaaaaatcaggggtcaaaaaaaatatttttacgataaactttaaaatttcaatgaacatttaagtgcaaccaactgaaatcaaattaaaatacattcttctgcgtttaatagtagtttatgcaacaagttgcaaaaagaggattttttcagcacgagtcgtacatttatccaacgaggttcaccgagttggataaatacgaagagtgttgaaaaaatcaagttttgcatcgagttccatacaacattttttgcaattccaaaaaacacacactgagtgaaattttatgtcaaattttcatgtattttgtcaataaatcgtttaaataaaaaaaatgttgaaaagtgctacttttcgaaacaagtgctgaaaagttcaacttttcagcacccatttgagtgctgaaaagtagaacttttcagcatttattttgaaaagtgttgctattcgattctgttatttttggtacagaaaagtaggctatttcgtcgatcaagaatgacaggaaaagtaagtagtttcacgacggaattgcaaaaaatcatttttagcatgtttgggtttattaaaaaatcttaatattttttgaaaattttcgatgcaaaatcttttttttcgatacaatttttgtttttgtcagatcttagattttttgaaacctaatgattgcaaaacaactgaactagtgtaaaatgtattttaaaacacttttttcgtttaaatgtgaagactatggcttgttatttaaatttttatatttttttatttttgcccccttgacctcggccagggccgagggacaaaaacttttttaaatatttgcatcggcctaatttaaaaatttaataatttgataacttgAGAACATtcctgaaaaattgaaaattaacaaaaaaaaaaaatcaattgtcatatttttgtaatttttcaattttataattcaTACTTATTTACGTTTTTTGAGTCtgtaagttttgacaatttcaaataatgaattttatttttttattatttgaatatgtaaattctgaaatttcaaattgttgaactccagatttcttattttttttattttaacattacatttcgcttttagacggaGTTTTAAGCAGATTtctaagtggatttcgtcatgttgtgataattggaagtagaatcaattctacctgaatcagagtgg
Protein-coding sequences here:
- the LOC119766108 gene encoding uncharacterized protein DDB_G0287625-like — its product is MELQHQIYLLVAIFGGVCTLLLVLIIILGIFVRNVRKSIKDEDEQPPRSINYGFEHDTTSRNNITNDDLRSMKSEAIRRPPHKSNLTKPRNDDSRHQSNVRPNTKDTKRSQKGNEGRGPPRKQRQYSESGDTSGRYSDSAFDNEINNMFDIDGYDDDDDRDSVVSADRDYNNRGHRNHSQGRSVPPPPPSNNNNNRNRNNNNPPPGMNREVRRAEEVAVARGRCIRPGIHTRQRPISTRGA